aatacacttaaatGTTAATCAACTTCAGTGTACCACgaaaatatgttaattatttaacttactGGTAGATATGTTGTTTTGGTTTTTAGTTCAGATAATACATTTGTTctccaaaaaaatatatcaattttctCTTAGttgttgcattttttttagtttaattcctataaatatattttttatttaaatatttagtgaCATCACAAATTAACATagcagtttttttattttaaaattgacaaCCTTATTAATTTCACAGCACAGTTATCACTATTAAAATTAACACACGGGTTAAAGATAGTAATTTAAAGGAACTCAAACTTTGTTGGGttaatttattggattttattctatatattaAAACCATAGGGTTATAAGCCTTGATGATTTAATTACTTAATGTAGATTAATATTTAAGAGACAGTAACTTTcgaattaataaataaacaaaatttaatctcaatgttaaaattataacccaattatttgtgatattatttataatatattagactgtttgtattttttattaattgatttaaatttttttaaataagtaatgTCACATGTATGGTTATATAGATTTATCAATATCTGCTAAGTTTTAATgataaatgaaaggcaaaaataaaatttctcatTATAATgtgtatttaaaattatgaaaactaAATTTGTTATTGGGATATGTTAGTTTGgacaactaaattataaaaataaattatcctgTACTAAcctaaaaaacgaaaattagaagtaaatataaagattagtttattaattatattttctcacATCAatgctaattataatttttgtttaatcgATACCATAACTTTACATTAAACATAGATTTTCACGTATATCtatatttaactatattattttattaaatataattagattCGGCGACGTCGTTTAAGTCTTCCTTGGTTTAGAGTAACTACAATTGGTAGTGAGAATCAGCATGCTCAATTGTGCGATTTGGAACGAacgagaaagagaaagatgagaaaGGAAGACACGTGCGAGCGCATGGAGAACGCTCTGCGAGAGTGCCACCGTCGAATTCCGGCGGGTCCGAGTCGTGACTCAGCGTGTCGCCACCTTAACCAGGCGTTGGCCTTGTGCCTTGTTTCGTCTGCGTGTCCCGAAGAATCGGAGGCGGTGCGCACCCTTTGCTCCACCGCCGGCACCGCTCTGAAGCGCCAGCATTGCCAACAGGCTCAGTTTTCTCTCTCCCTCTGCCTCTCTTCTCACCAACAATAGCTTATTCCCTAACCTAATTTTTGCTACTCAATTCTGTATAAATTTTTGGGAATTTTTAGTAACGcctatttattattcatattgatttaaatttgatCTGTATCCGGCGGTGAATTtatgtaagaagaaaaattatttgtcagtgatatttgtttgaatttgcaTGATTCAAATAAAATTGGAGATATCTATGCAGCACAGTTGAATAATTTGAAAGCAGTCTCATAATTTATCTGATTGAAGTACAATTAGGGGAAGCACTCTAGAACATAAAATAAgcgtaaaagaaaacaattttatttcaatttgataggtataaatatgtttaaaatgttGGTTTGACCTTCAACTCAAAATTTTTAATCAAGcatataacttaattaaattaatatatattttgaaatctattattgatttatataataattattttcccTGTCAATTCCACCATAACTTCTTCTCTGGTGATCTTATAAGAaactttttacattaatattgtataaacttttatttatttatttttcaatgtaaCATGTTATGAATacatttttattctcattttaacATGTTTCTAACCTAATTTATTAcgaaaaattgttattaatatttaattattaactcattaaattgtgtaattatttttattttaccatcAGACATATATTATTCTAGTTTGTGCAGTGGACTTGACTGTCTATTTTGtacaatatatataacaagtaaatattttatatataaattaaaatttatgatacattattttaagtaaataaatatatttttattcatggtAAATACTTATATtatgaaagttatttttaaccattgatttttttaaaataaatattaaatttaatttaaaaagaaagataagtgatatatatgtgtgtgtgtgtgataagAGGTTAACTATCTTAATAACCACAAAAAATACTCTGATTGtaaccattttaatttttccccTTGGATTGACATTACATTTTTGTGTTCTTCGGCTGTAATTTTTCCTTTACAGAGAGAATGATGCTGAACTAAAAATGGAGACCACAACTACCTATTTCGGCCATTAATTACGACAAGCTTCGATCAACTTCTATTTATCTAcatagaatttatttattttccagtAAATAGTCAAACAACTCATTAAAAGTTTAAAGCAATCTGTTACAGGGTGGGGGAATGGAAATTCATCAATGAGTTCGATGCTTGTTTTTAAACAGGTAGATACACTAGGAGCCTATGGTCTCTGATGTGTAAAAAGAGCAACCATGATCAGTCATTGATGGCTATGAATACCATAGGAAGAACTATAGCATTAAGATGGTGAAAAGGAAAGAACATGATTCTTTATTGTTTTACTGTAATTTGCTCTGGTTTTATGAGGCTAGATCCATTTCCACACACCAATTATAGTTCTCAAGATTTTTGTATTTGCTTCTTAGTTAAATTGAGATCCTTGTGCCTACACAAAGTGGGTGCATAAATTGCAGCCAATAAATTCTCAACTGCATTAGAGACTCAAATAGAAATCCAACCCCCTCATTTATGTTTGACATGCTTAAAATAGCGGTGAGTCGGTGGGCATATGTTGAAGTCATGCTGAGGAAATATTGATTTTCTATTACACCTTGGAGAGGCCTTAATCCCTAAAAATGTTAAGGTGTTAGGATTTACAATGAAAAATTCATTCCACTATGGTTGCCAAAAACATACTAGAGTATATTATTAATCAGCCTACTCCATGTATGTGATTTCATAAAATCGGTCACTGCATAGATTTAGGAGCATTAGGGTCACAGGTTGCGTTGTCCGATTAGATGTTTACTTGGGTGAAGGAAACAAAGACTTCCATTGGAATTAATAAAGCATGCAAAGGGACGGTCTACTTTACTCCAGTGGGACAGGCACCTTCGTAGTTTGTTGAAATATTGTCAAATGTGGTATTAATTGCTTTGTTATcctcttcatctataaatacACACATCTGGGATATCTCACATCACGGCATTTCCTAGTGCTCATAAACTTTAAGTTTCTATCAATATCTTGTAGTTCAATTCAAACTTCTAAGCAGCATGGGGGCACTCACTTTCACAGAGGAGTTTACTAGCACTGTCCAGCCAGGAAGGTTGTTCAAGGCTTTGATCCTTGATGCTCCAAACCTCATTCCCAAACTGATGCCTGAGGCCATTAAGAATGTTCAATTGGTTGAAGGGAATGGAGGTCCTGGAAGCATTCAGGAGATAACCATTGCTGAAGGTCAGTTGCACCATTTCACACTGGTTTTCactttatcattttttgttgttatttgtgACTAATTGTGTGTCATGTGAAGATCAAAGAAGATAATAGACACATGGTAGTTCTAAATCATATAATGAATCCTCTAACCATGTGATCTTAAGTTAAGAACTCATTAATTTTCATCTTTATGTGCTCCATAGTTGGTTTTCTAAGTATATTTTGACATAATCCCATATTTCTTTTAGTAGGTTTCAAACAGAAATGACTAACAGAGATCGTTATTGGTAATGCCTTCAATGCAGGTGATAAGATCAAACACTTGAAGCATAGAATTGATGCAATTGACCCTGAGAAATTGACTTACAGCTACGCAGTGATTGAGGGGGATGGTGCACTGGAAAAAGTGGATTCAATTTCACATGAGATTAAGTTCGAGGCCACTGAAGAGGGAGGTTCCAAGACCAAGAATGTCAGCACTTATCAGCCCAAAGCAGGGGTTGATGTCAAAGAGGAGGATTTCAAGGCTGCAAAGGAAGAAGGCTTGGCTCTCCTCAAGGCAGTGGATGCTTATCTTGTGGCAAACCCAGAGGCCTATGCTTGAATCCTTGAACTGATCTTACATACAGGGCACCTTTGCATCGGATTATAATATGTTGTGCTCTAAATTCAGCCTATAATCTAGTTGCCAAATATGATATggcttataataaaattttatttacttttgtgGGCACTGAGTCAAATATGGTGATACATATATACACTATCACACGATTACTAGTTAAATGGTGGGATGATCAAACGCAATGGTTAATTGGTacacttctttttcatttttccctTTTAATTGCTTCCAGAAATCGACTGTTAATGGTGTCAGTCACAAAAGTGGTAAATCAGAGGTTTATATGTAAAATCACACCACACGAAATTTTAAGTAATCAAACCACGAGTGTTCCACAAGCCATGAAAACGATGTTTTCGTAGTAGTTTGATTTACTGGAACTTGGACCATTGCCTTTGTCTCGAAGTTTTTTCGAATCTGAAAGGAAACTGATCTGTGATTGTTCATTTTtggaatttaaaaaacaatgtcTGCTAAAATTGCTTTAGCAGATTGTGACGTGCAAACTTATTACTGATTAGTAACTATAATAtgaaacaacttcatcatcagaAGAATATTACACTTACATGAAAACTCCCTTTCTTGAAAGTTCCGAAACAAAAATTGACCTGTTAGAACTGTCCAAATGCATAAGGTCAATGAATCCTATCAACGTTCCATCAATTTATTGGGACATACGGataactttatttaattggGCCCCTATCCTACGATAGAGATGCAAAATTCACCACAGAATAATGTGATATTCTAGCTCATTGTGCACTATAATTTGGTTCTCTCGAGTCAGATTTTGACTTGGCAAATGAAAGCtacaaattttggttaaaacATGGCTTCTGTTCTGTCCCTGCAAGAATATACTATAATCGTATAAATCACAACTcttgaattttgaaatgaagTTATCAAGAAATTatacttgttattttttttagatgttt
This DNA window, taken from Vigna radiata var. radiata cultivar VC1973A chromosome 5, Vradiata_ver6, whole genome shotgun sequence, encodes the following:
- the LOC106760229 gene encoding uncharacterized protein LOC106760229, producing the protein MRKEDTCERMENALRECHRRIPAGPSRDSACRHLNQALALCLVSSACPEESEAVRTLCSTAGTALKRQHCQQAQFSLSLCLSSHQQ
- the LOC106760213 gene encoding MLP-like protein 34 — encoded protein: MGALTFTEEFTSTVQPGRLFKALILDAPNLIPKLMPEAIKNVQLVEGNGGPGSIQEITIAEGDKIKHLKHRIDAIDPEKLTYSYAVIEGDGALEKVDSISHEIKFEATEEGGSKTKNVSTYQPKAGVDVKEEDFKAAKEEGLALLKAVDAYLVANPEAYAGGTTFTYDYSSAVAPSRMFKALITDSRTLLPKLLPQFIKEVNVIQGDGEAGSIEQVNFSEASPFKYVKYRIDEVDKEKLECKYAMIEGGPLGEKLESIAYEVKFEATSDGGCLCKMTSKYNVIGDFEVKEEEIKEGRESSLGVCKVVEAYLLQNPQVYA